GATAAAGCAGAGCATAAGAAGTGGGGGACAGGGACAGTTGTGAAGGTTCAGGGAGAAGGAGATTCCATGGAACTGGACATTGCTTTCCCTGCTCCGACAGGCATTAAACGATTGTTAGCCCGGTTTGCTCCGATAACGAAAGCTTAAGGAAGTGAAAAGCATGAACGCAGCGGAAGCGCAGCAGCGCATAGAGGCTTTAAGACAAGAACTGGAAACATACAGCTACGAGTATCATACGTTGGACACACCGAGTGTCCCGGATGCCGTGTATGATCAAAAGATGCGGGAGTTGATGGACTTAGAGGCGGAGTTTCCCGATTTGAAGACTCCGGATTCGCCTTCTCAACGTGTTGGGGGCGAACCTCTCGACGCCTTCCGGAAGGTGCAGCACGACATTCCGATGCTCAGCCTCGGGAACGCATTCGACGATCAGGAATTACGTGATTTCGATCGTCGTGTAAGGAACGGGACAGAAGAAGAAGTCAGCTATGTCTGTGAATTGAAAATAGACGGTCTTGCCGTCAGCCTTAAGTATGAAAACGGGGTGTTCGTCCGCGGGGCAACCCGGGGGGATGGTACGACAGGGGAAGATATAACGAATAACCTTCGTACGATCAAGAACATTCCGCTTCGCTTGAAAGAGCCGGTCACACTGGAGGTTCGCGGAGAAGCCTATATGCCGAAGCAGTCGTTTATCCGTCTGAACGAAGCGAAAGAGGCAAATGGTGAGGAACCGTTTGCCAATCCAAGGAACGCAGCGGCAGGATCACTCCGTCAGCTTGATCCGAAGGTTGCTGCCAAGCGGAACTTGGACGTCTTCCTTTACGGAGTCGGTGTCTGGGAAGAAGACCCGACAAGCTCGCACAGCGAACGACTGGAAAGAATGAAGGACTATGGACTTAAAACGAATCCAGAATGGAAAAAATGTAACAATATCGAGGAAGTAATCGACTATGTTCACAGCTGGGTCGAACGGAGACCTGATTTGGATTATGAAATTGACGGCATCGTCATCAAGGTAGACCGTCTGGATCAGCAGGATACCCTCGGCTTTACAGCAAAAAGCCCGCGTTGGGCCACCGCTTATAAATTCCCGGCAGAAGAGGCGGTTACGAAGCTGAAAGATATCGAATTGAGCGTCGGCCGCACGGGCGCAGTGACACCTACGGCTGTGCTTGAGCCTGTCAAAGTTGCAGGAACGACCGTACAGCGTGCCTCGCTCCATAACGAGGACCTGATCAAGGAAAAAGACATCCGGATCGGGGACACCGTCGTCATCAAGAAAGCCGGCGACATTATTCCAGAAGTGGTGCGTGTATTGACAGAGCAGAGAACAGGGGAAGAAGAGCCTTACCAGATGCCGGATACATGCCCGGAGTGCGGCAGTGAGCTTGTCCGTCTGGATGAAGAAGTGGCACTGCGCTGCATCAACCCGAACTGCCCGGCTCAGCTTCGTGAAGGACTCATCCATTTCGTTTCCCGTAATGCTATGGATATCGACGGCCTTGGGGAAAAGGTGATCGCTCAGCTTTTCCAGGAGTCCCTCATCCACAATATCGCGGATCTATATAAACTGGACAAGGAAGAGCTCCTTCAGTTGGAGCGTATGGGGGAGAAGTCGGTACAGAATCTATTGAACGCTTTGGAAGCATCGAAACAGAACTCTTTGGAGCGGCTGTTATTCGGACTTGGAATCCGTTATGTAGGATCGAAAGCGGCAAGCACCCTCGCCCAGCATTTCGAGCACATCGATGCGTTGATCGCAGCAGATGTCGAAACGCTGGAGCAAGTGCCGGAGATCGGCAGTAAGATGGCTGATTCGATTGCCAGCTACTTCCATGAACCACACGTCATCGAATTGATTGATGATCTGAAAGAATTAGGATTGAACATGGAATACTTAGGCGCGAAGAAAAGCGATCAGCCGGCAGATTCACCATTTGCGGGCAAAACAATCGTCCTGACAGGAAAAATGGAGCACTACAGCAGATCTGAGGCGAAGAAGCTCGTGGAAGAACTCGGCGGCAGTGTCACCGGAAGTGTCAGTAAGAAAACCGATCTGCTGATTGCAGGGGAAGATGCGGGTTCC
This sequence is a window from Bacillus sp. SB49. Protein-coding genes within it:
- the ligA gene encoding NAD-dependent DNA ligase LigA yields the protein MNAAEAQQRIEALRQELETYSYEYHTLDTPSVPDAVYDQKMRELMDLEAEFPDLKTPDSPSQRVGGEPLDAFRKVQHDIPMLSLGNAFDDQELRDFDRRVRNGTEEEVSYVCELKIDGLAVSLKYENGVFVRGATRGDGTTGEDITNNLRTIKNIPLRLKEPVTLEVRGEAYMPKQSFIRLNEAKEANGEEPFANPRNAAAGSLRQLDPKVAAKRNLDVFLYGVGVWEEDPTSSHSERLERMKDYGLKTNPEWKKCNNIEEVIDYVHSWVERRPDLDYEIDGIVIKVDRLDQQDTLGFTAKSPRWATAYKFPAEEAVTKLKDIELSVGRTGAVTPTAVLEPVKVAGTTVQRASLHNEDLIKEKDIRIGDTVVIKKAGDIIPEVVRVLTEQRTGEEEPYQMPDTCPECGSELVRLDEEVALRCINPNCPAQLREGLIHFVSRNAMDIDGLGEKVIAQLFQESLIHNIADLYKLDKEELLQLERMGEKSVQNLLNALEASKQNSLERLLFGLGIRYVGSKAASTLAQHFEHIDALIAADVETLEQVPEIGSKMADSIASYFHEPHVIELIDDLKELGLNMEYLGAKKSDQPADSPFAGKTIVLTGKMEHYSRSEAKKLVEELGGSVTGSVSKKTDLLIAGEDAGSKYTKASDLGIEIWDEAQFRSALS